One window of the Solanum stenotomum isolate F172 chromosome 11, ASM1918654v1, whole genome shotgun sequence genome contains the following:
- the LOC125845026 gene encoding transcription factor GTE11-like has translation MISFIWMHAVSLTEPWVCAEKAHIEAELKASEVASRRKAEADLKLQRERQREAARIALQKMERTVEFEDNLKILRDLEKLCKCCSEAENLSGNGDGFTIILGENPLERLGLCIKEDYLYDDEDEDAILSGGDWEDGEIL, from the exons ATGATTTCCTTTATTTGGATGCATGCTGTTTCTTTGACAGAACCTTGGGTGTGTGCAGAGAAAGCCCACATTGAGGCAGAACTTAAAGCTTCTGAAGTTGCCTCTCGAAGGAAGGCAGAGGCTGATTTAAAGTTGCAGCGTGAGAGACAACGGGAAGCTGCTCGGATTGCTCTTCAAAAG ATGGAAAGAACAGTTGAATTTGAAGACAATCTGAAGATACTAAGAGATCTAGAGAAACTATGTAAATGCTGTTCAGAAGCTGAAAATTTGAGTGGTAATGGAGATGGATTCACAATCATATTGGGGGAGAACCCTCTGGAAAGGCTTGGCTTATGCATCAAAGAGGACTACTtatatgatgatgaagatgaagatgcaATATTGAGTGGTGGAGATTGGGAAGATGGAGAGATCTTGTAA